One genomic window of Streptomyces sp. NBC_01276 includes the following:
- a CDS encoding NAD(P)-dependent oxidoreductase, with protein MAEESFGSPELAGRTFGVIGLGAVGSHVARLLHRAGAGLVVTDIDPARRGLAVELGATWVDPGDALTTEVDVLVPAALGGSLTARTVPRLRCAAVAGPANNQLDEPATARLLAARGILWAPDVVVSAGEVMTTVAAMDTKTGHGYSRTWPGAKDAHPQAAWGLFWYGLFVLWGLMLGAAVWTRLRSERTR; from the coding sequence GTGGCCGAGGAGAGCTTCGGGTCACCGGAGCTCGCCGGCCGGACCTTCGGCGTGATCGGGCTGGGTGCGGTCGGCAGCCATGTGGCCCGGCTCCTGCACCGGGCCGGCGCAGGGCTCGTCGTGACCGACATCGACCCGGCCAGGCGCGGTCTGGCAGTGGAGCTGGGCGCGACCTGGGTGGATCCGGGCGATGCCCTCACCACGGAGGTCGACGTCCTCGTGCCGGCCGCGCTCGGGGGCTCGCTGACCGCCCGCACGGTGCCGCGACTGCGGTGCGCCGCCGTTGCCGGACCGGCGAACAACCAACTCGACGAACCGGCCACCGCCCGCCTTCTCGCCGCACGCGGCATCCTCTGGGCGCCCGACGTGGTCGTCAGCGCGGGGGAAGTCATGACGACCGTAGCGGCGATGGACACGAAGACAGGCCACGGCTACAGCCGGACCTGGCCGGGAGCCAAGGACGCCCACCCGCAGGCCGCCTGGGGCCTCTTCTGGTACGGCCTCTTCGTCCTGTGGGGCCTCATGCTCGGCGCGGCGGTCTGGACCCGGCTGCGCAGCGAACGCACCCGCTGA
- a CDS encoding Glu/Leu/Phe/Val dehydrogenase dimerization domain-containing protein, translating into MTSVLNDAMALNAPDPAHELVQIVRGRRSGLVITIAIHSTALGPAAGGCRIAHYPDPAAANADALRLAAAMTAKNALAGLPHGGAKAVVALPTAARPAGAERTALLHDLGDVIETLGGRYTVGPDVGSSPADIP; encoded by the coding sequence ATGACATCCGTACTCAACGACGCCATGGCCCTCAACGCCCCCGATCCCGCACATGAGTTGGTACAGATCGTGCGCGGCCGCCGCAGCGGCCTCGTGATCACCATCGCGATCCACTCGACCGCTCTCGGCCCGGCCGCCGGCGGGTGCCGGATCGCCCACTACCCCGACCCCGCCGCCGCGAACGCGGACGCGCTGCGCCTGGCGGCGGCGATGACCGCGAAGAACGCGCTGGCCGGTCTGCCGCACGGCGGCGCCAAGGCGGTCGTCGCCCTCCCCACCGCCGCCCGGCCGGCCGGTGCCGAGCGCACGGCGCTGCTCCACGACCTCGGCGACGTGATCGAAACGCTCGGTGGCCGCTACACCGTGGGCCCGGACGTGGGAAGCAGCCCGGCCGACATTCCGTGA
- a CDS encoding Lrp/AsnC family transcriptional regulator produces the protein MDELDSAIVGHLQRDARQTNRDLARTLGIAPSTCLERVRSLRARGVITGYHAAVDPAALNRRVQALIHFQIRPLSRAVIEAFKTYAAGLPEVSTVYVVTGGDDMIVHVSAPSVDHLHGFLMDKCLTGRHTGGGPGRRIGT, from the coding sequence ATGGACGAACTTGATTCGGCGATAGTCGGCCATCTGCAGCGCGATGCGCGGCAGACCAACCGCGACCTCGCCCGCACCCTCGGCATCGCCCCGTCGACCTGTCTCGAACGCGTCCGCTCGTTGCGCGCCCGCGGAGTCATCACCGGCTACCACGCGGCGGTCGACCCGGCCGCCCTGAACCGCCGCGTCCAAGCGCTCATCCACTTCCAGATCCGGCCCCTGAGCCGGGCGGTCATCGAGGCGTTCAAGACCTACGCCGCCGGCCTGCCCGAGGTCAGCACGGTGTACGTCGTCACCGGAGGCGACGACATGATCGTGCACGTCTCCGCGCCCAGCGTGGACCACCTCCACGGCTTCCTCATGGACAAGTGCTTGACCGGGCGCCATACCGGGGGCGG